In the genome of Hippoglossus hippoglossus isolate fHipHip1 chromosome 12, fHipHip1.pri, whole genome shotgun sequence, one region contains:
- the ric1 gene encoding RAB6A-GEF complex partner protein 1 isoform X4 encodes MYFLTGWPRRLLCPLRSEEEPFHIQPSAQRFYFAVLSETQLSVWFSRPSVLIVSYIESSKAAAQFGFYQKAEWKPDDSMIAVATAKGYILLFDVLGGGDDKYLYEPVYPKGSPRVKVTPGYKEEQCAPALSLEMKKPVDLEAPITSLQSLQEDLLVCTADGYLHVLHWDGLGSNGRKAICLTTIPFSLDLQSARGGPSLDLEGVYIRCMEYCVTLDGYAVVLSDGRLGFITPLNNTITADLQGVWAADVTDGTCVAVNNKYRLMAFGCASGSVLVYMIDTATGSMQLSHKLELTPKHYPDIYNKTGPVKLICWSPDYSVVMVTWECGGLSLWSVFGAHLICTLGEDFAYRSDGTKKDPIKICSMCWGAEGYHLWVLPIKQERKRQEEPQEEVEVEMEMVEPPQSSQQAGILQFQFIKSALTVNPCTSNQEQVLLHGEDRLYLTCGDPSQVQGTSDAHTHVHPCDGSPMHPAPKPESSLSQGLSTLLGHKHWHVVQIHSTYLESNWPIRFAAIDTAGQCMAVAGRRGFAHYSLFTRKWKLFGNITQEQNMTVTGGLAWWKDFVVVACYNHIDHQEQLRLYQRSSNLDNAFASVTKLHSDTLLLNVFRDMVILFRADCSICLYSIERRNDGPNPSASVELLQEVSMSRYIPHPALVVSVTLTSVRTETGITLKAPQQACMAESIMLNLAGQLIMLQRDRSGPQVRDKETPANNKKLLPFCPPVVLAQCVENVWTTCRSNRKKRYLLDALWLSCGEAGMKVWLPLFPRDHRKPHSFLSRRIMLPFHINIYPLAVLFEDALVLGATNETVLYDGLQGSAEPLEALFPYCTVERTSQIYLHHILRQLLVRNLGEHALMLAQSCASLPYFPHVMELMVHVVLEEEATSREPIPDPLLPTVAKFITEFPLFLQTIVHCARKTEYALWNYLFAAVGNPKDLFEECLIAQDLDTAASYLIILQNMEVPAVSRQHATLLFNTALEKGKWDLCRHMIRFLKAIGSGEMETPPPTPTTQEPSSTEIFRNRSISLSQSADCITPGKFNLQKTFSMPTGPSVKGRDVECPENMYIDMMLWRHARHLLEQVRLRDLGCFSAQLGFELIGWLCRERNRVAHVDDFVSALKRLHKDFLWPFPVIPVGSLSSPLKNGQCRTVLSTRLLKSQSADSLLNSDMDTAPLQADPTNHTWLDGLGQGAKDMDTASSAHSNQHSPQTHDAFLSLLTNKVEEYSIGSATDLTETSSVVDGDWTMVDENSSTLSLSQAELEHISMELANKGPHKSQVQLRYLLHVFMEAGCLEWCVVIGLILRDANVIKQVISFLDSPEVPQETVQNVRSGLLAVDTWVSTDCLGYKPFLNLIQPQLQQLMDSVSEQVLPEAFQPTSQSSKLGGSEGLGGAAAPRPEDSRGAAAPLGLSLPSLEPAGGFPRPPSEDCPPEQTEEQGDEEGAYDCTLS; translated from the exons acTGCCAAAGGGTACATCCTCCTGTTCGACGTGCTGGGTGGAGGGGATGACAAGTACCTCTATGAGCCTGTCTATCCAAA gggAAGTCCTCGTGTGAAAGTGACCCCAGGTTATAAGGAAGAGCAATGTGCCCCTGCCCTGTCTTTAGAGATGAAGAAGCCTGTGGATCTGGAGGCCCCCATCACCAG TCTGCAGTCCCTCCAGGAGGACTTGCTGGTGTGCACAGCAGACGGCTACCTCCATGTGCTGCACTGGGACGGGCTGGGCAGTAACGGACGCAAGGCCATCTGCCTCACTACGATCCCTTTCTCGCTAGACCTGCAGTCTGCTCGAG gtggtCCCTCTCTGGACCTGGAGGGAGTGTATATCCGTTGCATGGAGTATTGTGTGACCCTGGACGGGTACGCCGTGGTTCTGAGCGATGGGCGCCTGGGTTTCATCACACCGCTTAACAACACCATCACCGCAGAC ctgcagggcgTCTGGGCGGCAGATGTCACTGATGGCACCTGTGTGGCTGTCAACAACAAGTACAGACTGATGGCCTTTGGCTGCGCCAG TGGCTCCGTGCTGGTGTACATGATCGACACTGCAACAGGGTCCATGCAGCTCTCCCACAAACTGGAGCTCACGCCAAAACACTACCCAG ACATCTACAACAAGACGGGCCCAGTCAAACTCATCTGCTGGTCACCTGACTACAGTGTAGTCATGGTTACGTGGGAGTGCGGTGGCCTATCGCTGTGGAGCGTCTTTGGAGCTCACCTCATCTGCACTCTGGGAGAGGACTTTGC gTATCGTTCTGATGGTACTAAGAAGGACCCCATTAAAATCTGCTCTATG TGCTGGGGAGCAGAGGGCTACCACCTGTGGGTGCTGCCTATCAAACAAGAGAGGAAACGGCAGGAAGAACCTcaggaagaggtggaggtggagatggagatggtggAACCTCCTCAGTCCTCCCAGCAGGCCGGCATACTGCAGTTCCAATTTATCAAGAGTGCCCTCACAGTCAACCCCTGCACA AGTAACCAGGAGCAGGTGTTACTCCATGGTGAAGACCGCCTCTACCTGACCTGCGGTGACCCCTCGCAGGTCCAGGGCACCTctgacgcgcacacacacgtgcacccGTGCGATGGCAGCCCAATGCACCCCGCCCCCAAACCcgaatcctctctctctcagggacTCAGCACTTTACTGGGACACAAGCACTGGCACGTGGTCCAG ATCCACAGCACATACCTAGAGAGCAACTGGCCGATAAGG TTTGCAGCCATAGACACAGCAGGCCAGTGCATGGCTGTAGCAGGGAGGCGGGGTTTTGCACACTACTCCTTATTCACAAGGAAATGGAAGCTGTTTGGAAATATCACTCAG GAGCAGAACATGACGGTGACGGGAGGTCTTGCTTGGTGGAAAGACTTTGTGGTGGTGGCCTGCTACAATCATATAGACCACCAAGAGCAG TTGAGGCTCTACCAACGCTCATCCAACCTGGACAACGCCTTCGCCTCGGTCACTAAGCTGCACTCAGACACGCTGCTGCTCAACGTCTTCAGAGACATGGTCATCTTGTTCCGAGCCGACTGCTCCATCTGCCTCTATAGCATTGAGAGGAGGAATGACGG TCCAAACCCGTCAGCCAgcgtggagctgctgcaggaggtgtCCATGTCTCGCTACATCCCTCACCCGGCCCTCGTAGTCTCCGTCACACTCACATCCGTGCGTACAGAGACTGGGATTACTTTGAAAGCCCCGCAGCAG GCCTGCATGGCAGAAAGCATCATGTTGAATCTGGCTGGCCAGTTGATCATGCTACAGAGGGACCGCTCAGGTCCACAGGTACGAGACAAGGAGACCCCTGCTAATAACAAGAAGCTG CTACCATTTTGTCCTCCTGTGGTGTTGGCCCAGTGTGTGGAGAACGTGTGGACCACCTGTCGCTCCAACAGGAAAAAGCGCTACCTGCTGGACGCCCTGTGGCTGTCATGCGGCGAGGCAGGCATGAAAGTCTGGTTGCCCCTGTTCCCCCGGGACCACCGCAAGCCCCACTCCTTCCTCTCCAGACGCATCATGCTGCCATTCCACATCAACATCTATCCCCTGGCTGTACTGTTTGAGGACGCCCTGGTACTTGGGGCAACCAATGAGACTGTGCTTTACGATGGGCTGCAGGGATCAGCAGAGCCACTGGAGGCGCTCTTTCCCTACTGCACAGTAGAGAGGACCTCCCAGATCTACCTCCACCACATCCTCAGGCAGCTGCTGGTTCGAAACCTGGGTGAACAC GCTTTGATGCTGGCTCAGTCATGTGCCTCCCTCCCCTACTTCCCCCATGTCATGGAGCTGATGGTGCATGTGGTCCTGGAAGAAGAGGCGACATCACGGGAGCCCATCCCAGACCCTCTGCTGCCCACCGTGGCCAAGTTCATCACAGAGTTCCCGCTCTTCCTTCAGACCATCGTCCACTGCGCCAGGAAGACGGAGTACGCGTTGTGGAACTACCTGTTTGCCGCTGTGGGAAACCCCAAAGATCTGTTCGAGGAGTGCCTCATAGCTCAAGACCTGGACACAGCAGCCTCGTATCTGATTATACTGCAG AACATGGAGGTTCCAGCAGTGAGCAGGCAGCACGCCACCCTACTCTTCAACACGGCGTTGGAAAAGGGCAAGTGGGACCTGTGTCGGCACATGATCCGATTCCTCAAAGCCATTGGCTCAGGGGAGATGGAGACTCCGCCCCCAACACCCACCACTCAG GAACCCAGCTCAACTGAGATCTTTAGAAATCGCAGCATTAGTTTGTCTCAGTCGGCAGACTGCATCACCCCAGGAAAGTTCAACCTGCAGAAGACCTTCAGTATGCCCACTGGACCCTCGGTTAAAGG CCGGGATGTGGAGTGTCCAGAGAACATGTATATTGATATGATGCTGTGGCGCCACGCCCGTCACCTCCTGGAGCAGGTGCGCCTCCGCGACCTGGGGTGCTTCTCGGCACAGCTGGGCTTCGAGCTCATTGGCTGGCTGTGCCGCGAACGGAACCGCGTGGCTCACGTAGATGATTTTGTTTCGGCGTTGAAAAGGCTCCATAAGGATTTTCTCTGGCCGTTTCCTGTTATTCCTGTGGGAAGCCTCAGCTCGCCCCTGAAGAACGGACAGTGTCGCACAG TGCTGAGCACGAGGCTGTTGAAGTCGCAGTCGGCCGACAGCCTGTTGAACAGCGACATGGACACAGCGCCCCTTCAGGCAGATCCCACCAACCACACCTGGCTGGACGGGCTCGGGCAGGGGGCCAAAGACATGGACACGGCCTCGTCGGCTCACTCCAACCAGCACTCACCACAGACACACGACGCCTTCCTGTCACTGCTCACCAACAAAG TGGAGGAGTACAGCATCGGCTCGGCCACAGACCTCACAGAAACCAGCTCAGTGGTGGACGGTGATTGGACGATGGTCGACGAGAACTCGTCCACCCTGAGCCTGAGCCAGGCCGAGCTGGAGCACATCTCCATGGAGCTGGCCAACAAGGGCCCGCACAAGTCGCAGGTGCAGCTCAG GTACCTGCTCCATGTGTTCATGGAGGCCGGCTGTCTGGAGTGGTGCGTAGTGATAGGTTTGATCCTGCGGGACGCAAACGTGATCAAGCAGGTGATCAGCTTCCTGGACAGCCCAGAGGTTCCCCAAGAAACTGTGCAGAATGTCCGGAGCGGCTTATTGGCTGTGGACACATGGGTCTCCACTGACTG CCTGGGATACAAACCATTTCTCAACCTGATCCAGCCGCAGCTGCAGCAGTTGATGGACTCGGTGTCGGAGCAGGTTTTGCCTGAAGCTTTCCAGCCAACCAGCCAGAGCTCCAAACTGGGAGGCTCTGAAGGTCTGGGAGGTGCTGCCGCGCCCCGGCCCGAGGACAGCAGAGGAGCGGCGGCTCCGCTGGGCCTGTCGCTGCCCTCCCTCGAACCTGCGGGAGGTTTTCCTCGCCCCCCCTCAGAGGACTGTCCCCcagaacagacagaggagcagggggaCGAGGAGGGAGCCTACGACTGCACCCTGTCATGA
- the ric1 gene encoding RAB6A-GEF complex partner protein 1 isoform X3 has protein sequence MYFLTGWPRRLLCPLRSEEEPFHIQPSAQRFYFAVLSETQLSVWFSRPSVLIVSYIESSKAAAQFGFYQKAEWKPDDSMIAVATAKGYILLFDVLGGGDDKYLYEPVYPKGSPRVKVTPGYKEEQCAPALSLEMKKPVDLEAPITSLQSLQEDLLVCTADGYLHVLHWDGLGSNGRKAICLTTIPFSLDLQSARGGPSLDLEGVYIRCMEYCVTLDGYAVVLSDGRLGFITPLNNTITADQLQGVWAADVTDGTCVAVNNKYRLMAFGCASGSVLVYMIDTATGSMQLSHKLELTPKHYPDIYNKTGPVKLICWSPDYSVVMVTWECGGLSLWSVFGAHLICTLGEDFAYRSDGTKKDPIKICSMCWGAEGYHLWVLPIKQERKRQEEPQEEVEVEMEMVEPPQSSQQAGILQFQFIKSALTVNPCTSNQEQVLLHGEDRLYLTCGDPSQVQGTSDAHTHVHPCDGSPMHPAPKPESSLSQGLSTLLGHKHWHVVQIHSTYLESNWPIRFAAIDTAGQCMAVAGRRGFAHYSLFTRKWKLFGNITQEQNMTVTGGLAWWKDFVVVACYNHIDHQEQLRLYQRSSNLDNAFASVTKLHSDTLLLNVFRDMVILFRADCSICLYSIERRNDGPNPSASVELLQEVSMSRYIPHPALVVSVTLTSVRTETGITLKAPQQACMAESIMLNLAGQLIMLQRDRSGPQVRDKETPANNKKLLPFCPPVVLAQCVENVWTTCRSNRKKRYLLDALWLSCGEAGMKVWLPLFPRDHRKPHSFLSRRIMLPFHINIYPLAVLFEDALVLGATNETVLYDGLQGSAEPLEALFPYCTVERTSQIYLHHILRQLLVRNLGEHALMLAQSCASLPYFPHVMELMVHVVLEEEATSREPIPDPLLPTVAKFITEFPLFLQTIVHCARKTEYALWNYLFAAVGNPKDLFEECLIAQDLDTAASYLIILQNMEVPAVSRQHATLLFNTALEKGKWDLCRHMIRFLKAIGSGEMETPPPTPTTQEPSSTEIFRNRSISLSQSADCITPGKFNLQKTFSMPTGPSVKGRDVECPENMYIDMMLWRHARHLLEQVRLRDLGCFSAQLGFELIGWLCRERNRVAHVDDFVSALKRLHKDFLWPFPVIPVGSLSSPLKNGQCRTVLSTRLLKSQSADSLLNSDMDTAPLQADPTNHTWLDGLGQGAKDMDTASSAHSNQHSPQTHDAFLSLLTNKVEEYSIGSATDLTETSSVVDGDWTMVDENSSTLSLSQAELEHISMELANKGPHKSQVQLRYLLHVFMEAGCLEWCVVIGLILRDANVIKQVISFLDSPEVPQETVQNVRSGLLAVDTWVSTDCLGYKPFLNLIQPQLQQLMDSVSEQVLPEAFQPTSQSSKLGGSEGLGGAAAPRPEDSRGAAAPLGLSLPSLEPAGGFPRPPSEDCPPEQTEEQGDEEGAYDCTLS, from the exons acTGCCAAAGGGTACATCCTCCTGTTCGACGTGCTGGGTGGAGGGGATGACAAGTACCTCTATGAGCCTGTCTATCCAAA gggAAGTCCTCGTGTGAAAGTGACCCCAGGTTATAAGGAAGAGCAATGTGCCCCTGCCCTGTCTTTAGAGATGAAGAAGCCTGTGGATCTGGAGGCCCCCATCACCAG TCTGCAGTCCCTCCAGGAGGACTTGCTGGTGTGCACAGCAGACGGCTACCTCCATGTGCTGCACTGGGACGGGCTGGGCAGTAACGGACGCAAGGCCATCTGCCTCACTACGATCCCTTTCTCGCTAGACCTGCAGTCTGCTCGAG gtggtCCCTCTCTGGACCTGGAGGGAGTGTATATCCGTTGCATGGAGTATTGTGTGACCCTGGACGGGTACGCCGTGGTTCTGAGCGATGGGCGCCTGGGTTTCATCACACCGCTTAACAACACCATCACCGCAGAC cagctgcagggcgTCTGGGCGGCAGATGTCACTGATGGCACCTGTGTGGCTGTCAACAACAAGTACAGACTGATGGCCTTTGGCTGCGCCAG TGGCTCCGTGCTGGTGTACATGATCGACACTGCAACAGGGTCCATGCAGCTCTCCCACAAACTGGAGCTCACGCCAAAACACTACCCAG ACATCTACAACAAGACGGGCCCAGTCAAACTCATCTGCTGGTCACCTGACTACAGTGTAGTCATGGTTACGTGGGAGTGCGGTGGCCTATCGCTGTGGAGCGTCTTTGGAGCTCACCTCATCTGCACTCTGGGAGAGGACTTTGC gTATCGTTCTGATGGTACTAAGAAGGACCCCATTAAAATCTGCTCTATG TGCTGGGGAGCAGAGGGCTACCACCTGTGGGTGCTGCCTATCAAACAAGAGAGGAAACGGCAGGAAGAACCTcaggaagaggtggaggtggagatggagatggtggAACCTCCTCAGTCCTCCCAGCAGGCCGGCATACTGCAGTTCCAATTTATCAAGAGTGCCCTCACAGTCAACCCCTGCACA AGTAACCAGGAGCAGGTGTTACTCCATGGTGAAGACCGCCTCTACCTGACCTGCGGTGACCCCTCGCAGGTCCAGGGCACCTctgacgcgcacacacacgtgcacccGTGCGATGGCAGCCCAATGCACCCCGCCCCCAAACCcgaatcctctctctctcagggacTCAGCACTTTACTGGGACACAAGCACTGGCACGTGGTCCAG ATCCACAGCACATACCTAGAGAGCAACTGGCCGATAAGG TTTGCAGCCATAGACACAGCAGGCCAGTGCATGGCTGTAGCAGGGAGGCGGGGTTTTGCACACTACTCCTTATTCACAAGGAAATGGAAGCTGTTTGGAAATATCACTCAG GAGCAGAACATGACGGTGACGGGAGGTCTTGCTTGGTGGAAAGACTTTGTGGTGGTGGCCTGCTACAATCATATAGACCACCAAGAGCAG TTGAGGCTCTACCAACGCTCATCCAACCTGGACAACGCCTTCGCCTCGGTCACTAAGCTGCACTCAGACACGCTGCTGCTCAACGTCTTCAGAGACATGGTCATCTTGTTCCGAGCCGACTGCTCCATCTGCCTCTATAGCATTGAGAGGAGGAATGACGG TCCAAACCCGTCAGCCAgcgtggagctgctgcaggaggtgtCCATGTCTCGCTACATCCCTCACCCGGCCCTCGTAGTCTCCGTCACACTCACATCCGTGCGTACAGAGACTGGGATTACTTTGAAAGCCCCGCAGCAG GCCTGCATGGCAGAAAGCATCATGTTGAATCTGGCTGGCCAGTTGATCATGCTACAGAGGGACCGCTCAGGTCCACAGGTACGAGACAAGGAGACCCCTGCTAATAACAAGAAGCTG CTACCATTTTGTCCTCCTGTGGTGTTGGCCCAGTGTGTGGAGAACGTGTGGACCACCTGTCGCTCCAACAGGAAAAAGCGCTACCTGCTGGACGCCCTGTGGCTGTCATGCGGCGAGGCAGGCATGAAAGTCTGGTTGCCCCTGTTCCCCCGGGACCACCGCAAGCCCCACTCCTTCCTCTCCAGACGCATCATGCTGCCATTCCACATCAACATCTATCCCCTGGCTGTACTGTTTGAGGACGCCCTGGTACTTGGGGCAACCAATGAGACTGTGCTTTACGATGGGCTGCAGGGATCAGCAGAGCCACTGGAGGCGCTCTTTCCCTACTGCACAGTAGAGAGGACCTCCCAGATCTACCTCCACCACATCCTCAGGCAGCTGCTGGTTCGAAACCTGGGTGAACAC GCTTTGATGCTGGCTCAGTCATGTGCCTCCCTCCCCTACTTCCCCCATGTCATGGAGCTGATGGTGCATGTGGTCCTGGAAGAAGAGGCGACATCACGGGAGCCCATCCCAGACCCTCTGCTGCCCACCGTGGCCAAGTTCATCACAGAGTTCCCGCTCTTCCTTCAGACCATCGTCCACTGCGCCAGGAAGACGGAGTACGCGTTGTGGAACTACCTGTTTGCCGCTGTGGGAAACCCCAAAGATCTGTTCGAGGAGTGCCTCATAGCTCAAGACCTGGACACAGCAGCCTCGTATCTGATTATACTGCAG AACATGGAGGTTCCAGCAGTGAGCAGGCAGCACGCCACCCTACTCTTCAACACGGCGTTGGAAAAGGGCAAGTGGGACCTGTGTCGGCACATGATCCGATTCCTCAAAGCCATTGGCTCAGGGGAGATGGAGACTCCGCCCCCAACACCCACCACTCAG GAACCCAGCTCAACTGAGATCTTTAGAAATCGCAGCATTAGTTTGTCTCAGTCGGCAGACTGCATCACCCCAGGAAAGTTCAACCTGCAGAAGACCTTCAGTATGCCCACTGGACCCTCGGTTAAAGG CCGGGATGTGGAGTGTCCAGAGAACATGTATATTGATATGATGCTGTGGCGCCACGCCCGTCACCTCCTGGAGCAGGTGCGCCTCCGCGACCTGGGGTGCTTCTCGGCACAGCTGGGCTTCGAGCTCATTGGCTGGCTGTGCCGCGAACGGAACCGCGTGGCTCACGTAGATGATTTTGTTTCGGCGTTGAAAAGGCTCCATAAGGATTTTCTCTGGCCGTTTCCTGTTATTCCTGTGGGAAGCCTCAGCTCGCCCCTGAAGAACGGACAGTGTCGCACAG TGCTGAGCACGAGGCTGTTGAAGTCGCAGTCGGCCGACAGCCTGTTGAACAGCGACATGGACACAGCGCCCCTTCAGGCAGATCCCACCAACCACACCTGGCTGGACGGGCTCGGGCAGGGGGCCAAAGACATGGACACGGCCTCGTCGGCTCACTCCAACCAGCACTCACCACAGACACACGACGCCTTCCTGTCACTGCTCACCAACAAAG TGGAGGAGTACAGCATCGGCTCGGCCACAGACCTCACAGAAACCAGCTCAGTGGTGGACGGTGATTGGACGATGGTCGACGAGAACTCGTCCACCCTGAGCCTGAGCCAGGCCGAGCTGGAGCACATCTCCATGGAGCTGGCCAACAAGGGCCCGCACAAGTCGCAGGTGCAGCTCAG GTACCTGCTCCATGTGTTCATGGAGGCCGGCTGTCTGGAGTGGTGCGTAGTGATAGGTTTGATCCTGCGGGACGCAAACGTGATCAAGCAGGTGATCAGCTTCCTGGACAGCCCAGAGGTTCCCCAAGAAACTGTGCAGAATGTCCGGAGCGGCTTATTGGCTGTGGACACATGGGTCTCCACTGACTG CCTGGGATACAAACCATTTCTCAACCTGATCCAGCCGCAGCTGCAGCAGTTGATGGACTCGGTGTCGGAGCAGGTTTTGCCTGAAGCTTTCCAGCCAACCAGCCAGAGCTCCAAACTGGGAGGCTCTGAAGGTCTGGGAGGTGCTGCCGCGCCCCGGCCCGAGGACAGCAGAGGAGCGGCGGCTCCGCTGGGCCTGTCGCTGCCCTCCCTCGAACCTGCGGGAGGTTTTCCTCGCCCCCCCTCAGAGGACTGTCCCCcagaacagacagaggagcagggggaCGAGGAGGGAGCCTACGACTGCACCCTGTCATGA